The following coding sequences are from one Salvia hispanica cultivar TCC Black 2014 chromosome 3, UniMelb_Shisp_WGS_1.0, whole genome shotgun sequence window:
- the LOC125215728 gene encoding probable magnesium transporter NIPA9 — MWESICLTIAATAGNSIGKVLQKKSTLILPPLPFKLKVIRAYASNSPWIIGFLMDIFGAILMLLALSQAPVSVIQPVSGCGLAILAVFSHFYLKEFMNAIDWIGIALAGIGTIGVGAGGEEQKSPSISIIYLPWLAFVVVLVFVLLNGWLRVYKRQRREQELMQYEVVEEIIYGLESGILFGIASVISKMGFLFLEQGSSKLLLPVCVSISITCSASGFIYQTRGLKHGRAIVVSTCAAVASIVTGVLAGMFALGEQLPSAPTSRLLLLLGWLFIILGVILLVSSSRLMQHLRSPWRRFARGWIKRSFVQRQWSSARARDTNPNSVIQASTLHHLIPLPAKAKA; from the exons ATGTGGGAATCAATTTGCTTAACGATTGCGGCTACAGCCGGAAACAGCATTGGCAAAGTGCTCCAGAAAAAGAGcaccctaattctcccaccTCTCCCCTTCAAGCTCAAG GTGATAAGAGCATATGCTTCTAACAGTCCTTGGATAATCGGCTTCTTGATGGATATTTTTGGGGCCATCTTGATGTTGCTCGCACTATCTCAGGCTCCT GTATCGGTGATTCAACCTGTTTCTGGCTGTGGGCTTGCCATTCTCGCAgtgttttctcatttttatctAAAAGAGTTCATGAATGCCATCGACTGGATCGGAATTGCTTTGGCTGGTATTGGCACTATAG GTGTTGGTGCTGGAGGAGAAGAGCAAAAGTCGCCATCCATCTCAATTATCTATTTACCATGGCTCGCATTTGTTGTTGTGCTCGTGTTT GTTCTTCTTAATGGATGGCTTCGTGTGTATAAACGGCAAAGAAGAGAACAAGAGTTG ATGCAATACGAAGTGGTCGAGGAAATCATTTATGGCTTGGAGTCCGGCATCCTATTCGG GATTGCATCTGTAATATCAAAGATGGGATTTTTGTTCTTGGAGCAAGGATCTTCCAAGTTACTGCTTCCCGTTTGTGTCTCGATCAGCATAACGTGCAGTGCCTCTGGATTTATTTACCAG ACCCGTGGTTTGAAGCACGGAAGAGCAATCGTCGTGTCCACGTGTGCAGCTGTTGCCTCGATCGTGACCGGTGTGCTTGCCGGCATGTTTGCACTTGGCGAACAGTTGCCTTCAGCCCCCACATCTCGCCTATTGCTTCTCCTCGGATG GCTCTTCATCATCCTCGGAGTAATCCTGCTGGTATCTTCGTCGAGGTTGATGCAACATCTCCGGAGCCCATGGAGACGCTTCGCACGAGGCTGGATCAAGAGGAGTTTCGTCCAAAGGCAGTGGAGCTCGGCCCGTGCAAGGGACACAAACCCGAACTCCGTGATCCAAGCGAGCACGCTGCATCATTTGATACCGCTCCCTGCAAAAGCGAAAGCTTGA